In a genomic window of Scyliorhinus torazame isolate Kashiwa2021f chromosome 5, sScyTor2.1, whole genome shotgun sequence:
- the LOC140420243 gene encoding uncharacterized protein: MQQPWKCGDCGKRFKYPSQLEAHRRRHTRQRPFICPECGSSFSHLSTLQSHQRIHTGERPFTCLECGQEFTQSSNLLRHQRIHTGERPFTCSGCGKGFSDSSKLLQHKRVHTGDRPFTCSVCGKGFGALPTLLTHQRVHTGERPFTCSECEKAFTHSCSLQEHRRVHTGERLFSCSECGKGFTRSAHVRRHQCVHTGERPSICSECGKGFTQLPHLQNISVFREVGWKFSEMGREGD; this comes from the coding sequence atgcagcaaccatggaaatgtggggactgtggcaagAGATTCAAATACCCGTCACAACTGGAGGCTCATCGCCGCCGTCACACTAggcagagaccattcatctgcccaGAGTGTGGAAGCAGTTTTAGTCATTTATCCACCTTGCAatcccaccagcgaattcacactggggagaggccgttcacttgccttGAGTGTGGGCAGGAatttactcagtcatccaacctattgagacatcagcgaattcacactggggagagaccattcacttgctcgggatgtgggaagggattcagtgattcatctaaaCTGCTgcaacacaagcgagttcacactggggacaggccgttcacctgttccgtGTGTGGTAAGGGATTCGGTGCTTTACCGACtctactgacacaccagcgagtacacactggggagaggcctttcacctgttctgagtgtgagAAGGCTTTCACTCATTCATGCAGCCTGCAGGAACacaggcgagttcacactggggagaggctgttctcctgttctgagtgtgggaaaggattcactcggtctgCACACGTGCGGAGACACCAgtgtgttcacaccggggagagaccatccatctgctctgagtgtggaaagggattcactcagttaccgcaTCTGCAGAACATCAGCGTgttcagggaggtgggatggaagttttcggaaatgggaagagaaggggattaa